One genomic segment of Methanothermobacter wolfeii includes these proteins:
- a CDS encoding ferredoxin, with the protein MYRLELDRTMCIFCGNCIDSCPELFEFGYDGISSIIGAEASDTQIRELEDPLCSEKAASNCPVMCIKLYRDGEELV; encoded by the coding sequence ATGTACAGGCTCGAACTTGATAGGACAATGTGTATATTCTGCGGTAACTGTATTGACAGCTGCCCTGAACTCTTTGAGTTCGGTTATGATGGAATCTCATCAATCATCGGGGCTGAAGCCTCCGATACTCAGATAAGGGAACTGGAGGATCCCCTCTGCAGTGAAAAAGCAGCCAGTAACTGTCCTGTTATGTGTATAAAATTATACAGGGATGGTGAGGAGCTTGTATGA
- a CDS encoding alpha/beta fold hydrolase, which yields MEETQPSYFSMDEFRFESGKRITDAVFEYKTIGEPSFDDDGSINNALIYIHGWSGDFASVRRIEGLIEHGGVLEDYFIISASSLGSPGSASPSTTSLGDKFPDYTILDMVNFQRKFIRDKFGIKRLKGIIGTSMGGFQALQWAVSYPDEMEFLIPLVTSYRVRGINYAVFSYMNRIIEEDPVYMAGEKPERALSLASMFMYLYGLSREYYQGLENREIDHAMDDMGLEGLQMDPYDVVWRNRAAMGHDLTGQLHRIRAKTLIFGIRQDQYFPPELETVPMAELIPDSELVIFDSEYGHLGINEIWKYGEVIREFIGSE from the coding sequence ATGGAAGAAACTCAGCCATCATACTTCTCAATGGATGAATTCAGGTTTGAATCAGGAAAAAGGATCACTGACGCTGTTTTTGAATATAAAACAATAGGAGAACCCTCATTTGATGATGATGGCTCCATAAATAATGCTTTAATCTACATTCATGGATGGAGCGGCGACTTTGCATCTGTAAGGAGGATTGAAGGACTCATTGAACATGGAGGCGTCCTTGAAGATTATTTCATAATATCGGCGAGCTCCCTGGGCTCCCCGGGTTCGGCATCCCCATCCACAACTTCACTGGGGGATAAATTCCCTGATTACACCATCCTCGACATGGTGAATTTTCAGAGAAAGTTCATAAGGGATAAATTTGGAATAAAAAGGCTTAAGGGGATCATAGGGACATCGATGGGTGGTTTCCAGGCCCTCCAGTGGGCCGTTTCATACCCCGATGAGATGGAGTTCCTCATACCCCTTGTAACATCTTACAGGGTGAGGGGGATCAACTACGCAGTCTTCAGCTACATGAACCGCATCATTGAGGAGGACCCAGTGTATATGGCGGGTGAGAAACCCGAGAGGGCCCTTTCACTTGCATCCATGTTCATGTATCTCTATGGCCTCTCAAGGGAATACTATCAGGGCCTTGAAAACAGGGAGATAGATCATGCAATGGATGATATGGGCCTTGAAGGGCTGCAGATGGACCCATATGATGTTGTATGGAGGAACAGGGCCGCCATGGGCCATGACCTTACGGGACAGCTCCACAGGATAAGGGCGAAAACCCTGATATTCGGGATCAGACAGGACCAGTACTTCCCACCGGAACTTGAAACGGTTCCAATGGCAGAACTCATACCCGACTCAGAACTGGTTATATTCGATTCAGAATATGGCCATCTTGGAATAAATGAGATATGGAAGTACGGGGAGGTTATAAGGGAATTTATAGGAAGCGAATAA
- a CDS encoding DUF5750 family protein has translation MKVKVEDFGFDEGACMNYVRYRVSGLDDELMEKLIERLEEDTEIDDGDLMVTVFYQKEYFPFGSEEAKVRMDDFIAREEIEMTVFLSSLLED, from the coding sequence TTGAAGGTTAAGGTTGAGGATTTTGGCTTCGATGAAGGTGCATGCATGAATTACGTGAGGTACCGTGTATCTGGGCTTGACGATGAACTCATGGAGAAACTCATTGAAAGACTTGAAGAGGACACTGAAATTGATGATGGCGACCTCATGGTAACGGTGTTCTACCAGAAGGAATACTTCCCCTTCGGCTCTGAGGAGGCAAAGGTCCGTATGGATGATTTCATTGCCAGGGAGGAGATTGAGATGACGGTTTTCCTCTCAAGCCTCCTTGAGGACTGA
- a CDS encoding HIT family protein: MVFEEYEFGDIIYQRRHWIIFLAPNQSNLGTCVVALKRNERFLGNLGKPEWDEMLEIISELEYAVRREFGATMFNWGVLLNTFYRENTPPPHLH; encoded by the coding sequence ATGGTTTTTGAGGAATATGAATTCGGAGACATCATCTACCAGAGGAGGCACTGGATAATATTCCTTGCACCTAACCAGAGCAACCTCGGGACATGCGTGGTTGCCCTTAAAAGAAATGAAAGGTTCCTTGGAAACCTGGGGAAACCAGAATGGGATGAGATGCTTGAAATAATATCTGAACTTGAATATGCAGTCAGAAGGGAATTTGGGGCCACAATGTTCAACTGGGGCGTTCTCCTTAACACCTTTTACCGTGAGAACACACCCCCACCCCACCTCCACTGA
- a CDS encoding ferritin-like domain-containing protein, with translation MDPEEIIELLNRDFRHELEATMLYTYNSFVIEDCDISRLTEAIAVDEMRHMWWLADLITKRGGRPSMETGEIEYIGEDIKAGLEKQIEKETEGIEEYERQIAIIDDEEVVGVLKHIVDEEKRHRKEFRERIAKL, from the coding sequence ATGGACCCGGAAGAAATAATAGAACTTCTGAATAGGGACTTCAGGCACGAACTTGAAGCTACAATGCTCTACACCTACAATTCCTTTGTCATTGAGGACTGTGATATAAGCCGTCTCACAGAGGCCATCGCGGTTGATGAGATGAGGCACATGTGGTGGCTTGCGGATCTCATAACAAAGAGGGGTGGCAGACCCTCAATGGAGACTGGTGAGATAGAGTACATAGGTGAAGACATAAAGGCAGGCCTTGAAAAACAGATAGAGAAGGAAACTGAGGGGATTGAAGAATACGAGAGGCAGATAGCCATAATAGATGATGAAGAGGTTGTGGGTGTGCTGAAGCACATTGTTGATGAGGAGAAAAGGCACAGGAAGGAGTTCAGGGAAAGAATAGCAAAACTATGA
- a CDS encoding DUF362 domain-containing protein: protein MTADVYFSDFRARSRDENRGMKIQRLFDTAFGDVFSEDDVVAVKVHFGERGNDSFVSPVLVRYIVEKIRESGASVFLTDTNTLYYGSRHNSVHHLETAILNGFDYAVSGAPIIIADGLHGKNQRTVRVDGKHFSEVKIAGDIHDASGMVVVSHFKGHGMSGFGGALKNLAMGCATIEGKMEQHECAKPIIRGDCTSCGACIMECPVDAVCLEDGVRIDYERCIACMNCLDTCENQVFDLDWEKDIPEFIERMMEYAMGAAALKGDRICYMNFLMNITPDCDCVPWSDQSIVPDIGILASRDPVAIDTASYNLVNQQPGHRNSLLEKNHGVGEDKFRGVWGDVDGTLQLRYAEGLGLGVMDYRLIRV, encoded by the coding sequence ATGACAGCAGATGTTTATTTTTCTGATTTCAGGGCAAGGTCACGGGATGAGAACAGGGGGATGAAGATACAGAGACTCTTTGATACGGCCTTCGGTGATGTATTCTCAGAGGATGATGTGGTTGCGGTTAAGGTGCACTTCGGTGAAAGGGGTAATGATTCCTTTGTGAGCCCGGTCCTTGTAAGATACATTGTTGAGAAGATCAGGGAGTCAGGGGCCAGTGTTTTTTTAACCGACACCAACACTCTCTACTATGGATCCAGACACAACTCGGTCCATCACCTTGAAACAGCGATACTAAACGGCTTTGATTATGCTGTTTCCGGTGCACCGATCATAATAGCAGATGGACTGCACGGGAAAAACCAGAGAACAGTCAGGGTGGATGGAAAACACTTCAGTGAGGTTAAGATTGCAGGTGACATACATGATGCTTCTGGGATGGTGGTGGTCTCCCACTTCAAGGGTCACGGGATGAGTGGCTTTGGAGGGGCACTGAAGAACCTTGCAATGGGCTGCGCCACCATTGAGGGGAAGATGGAACAGCATGAATGTGCAAAGCCCATCATTAGGGGTGACTGCACCTCCTGCGGGGCCTGCATCATGGAGTGTCCGGTGGATGCAGTGTGCCTTGAGGATGGCGTCAGGATAGACTATGAAAGGTGCATAGCATGCATGAACTGCCTTGACACCTGTGAAAACCAGGTATTTGACCTTGACTGGGAAAAGGATATACCAGAGTTCATTGAACGGATGATGGAGTATGCCATGGGTGCAGCAGCCCTTAAGGGGGACAGGATATGTTATATGAACTTCCTCATGAACATAACACCAGACTGCGACTGCGTACCCTGGAGCGACCAGAGCATAGTCCCGGATATCGGTATACTGGCATCAAGGGACCCTGTAGCCATTGACACGGCAAGCTATAACCTGGTGAATCAGCAGCCAGGTCACAGGAACTCGCTCCTTGAGAAGAACCATGGTGTGGGTGAGGACAAGTTCAGGGGTGTCTGGGGTGATGTTGATGGAACCCTTCAGCTGAGGTATGCTGAGGGGCTGGGTCTTGGTGTGATGGATTACAGGTTGATTCGTGTGTAG
- the nadA gene encoding quinolinate synthase: protein MLNQLQREILELKKDKNAIILAHNYQRKEIQEIADFIGDSLELCIKASELDDVDLVVFCGVDFMAETAYILNPDKKILIPDRGAECPMAHMLSADDVRAARKRYPDAAVVLYVNTLAEAKAEADILCTSANAVKVVESLDEELVLFGPDRNLAWYVQQHTDKRIIPIPENGYCYVHKMFTPGDVMARKEEYPDAEVLIHPECDPEVQEMADHILSTGGILRRVLESESESFIIGTEVDMTTRLGLESDKETIPLLSEAICENMKLHTLEKVKNSLINEEFAVTVPDDIAERAIRAVKRMIEVS from the coding sequence ATGTTAAATCAACTGCAAAGGGAGATCTTGGAGTTAAAGAAGGATAAGAATGCCATCATACTTGCACATAATTATCAGAGAAAGGAGATTCAGGAAATTGCAGATTTCATAGGTGACTCCCTGGAGCTCTGTATAAAGGCATCTGAACTTGATGATGTGGATCTGGTTGTTTTCTGCGGGGTTGACTTCATGGCAGAGACAGCCTACATTCTGAACCCCGATAAAAAGATACTAATACCCGACAGGGGTGCTGAGTGTCCGATGGCCCACATGCTCAGTGCCGATGATGTCAGGGCCGCCAGGAAGAGATACCCTGATGCGGCAGTTGTACTCTACGTTAATACCCTTGCAGAGGCAAAGGCTGAGGCGGACATCCTCTGCACCTCTGCTAATGCTGTTAAGGTTGTTGAGAGCCTTGATGAAGAATTGGTGCTCTTTGGACCCGACAGGAACCTTGCATGGTACGTCCAGCAGCACACCGACAAAAGGATAATCCCAATACCAGAAAACGGTTACTGTTATGTCCACAAGATGTTCACACCTGGAGACGTTATGGCAAGGAAGGAGGAGTACCCTGATGCCGAGGTCCTTATACACCCCGAGTGTGACCCTGAAGTCCAGGAGATGGCGGACCATATACTGAGTACCGGCGGGATACTTCGGAGGGTCCTTGAATCAGAGAGTGAAAGCTTCATAATCGGGACAGAGGTTGACATGACAACCCGCCTCGGCCTTGAATCAGACAAGGAGACAATACCCCTCCTCTCTGAGGCCATATGTGAGAACATGAAACTCCACACACTGGAGAAAGTTAAGAACTCCCTTATAAATGAGGAGTTCGCCGTCACAGTCCCTGATGATATTGCAGAAAGGGCCATCAGGGCTGTTAAGAGGATGATTGAGGTTTCCTGA
- a CDS encoding roadblock/LC7 domain-containing protein translates to MRDIAGELKEMEGVEGVMVTDKSGRILYGGEVPDFKVLGSMALVIADSSQKLVMRTGQGEFESSVIEFSRGKMIIINDRVQLLVLAGEDSNLGKILLFARRVLRNLLSHPEVLQSGPEMETMVTDSRTSSDDVQIEAGGEKLGETAAKPGTGTSKDEITSMEAPTKTRKETVIKYSETTPETMETDSAESNKVSAPSIPEVKPPLSFPELEPVEVPDDREGMKEAALQIYEHILLAMSIGASKIMGVAPAGGMLRKSLPYSECPVILRDVGIRSNASLDFEKLRDNVMKADYDLENIIEDLSKIIWSITENYGRIMGYDAFRGMVRPEFTEIDRAYSGAMKALGIRERIHPELQKIWDE, encoded by the coding sequence ATGAGGGATATTGCCGGTGAACTTAAAGAAATGGAAGGTGTTGAGGGAGTTATGGTTACAGATAAATCGGGTCGTATACTATATGGGGGTGAAGTGCCTGATTTCAAGGTCCTGGGATCAATGGCCCTTGTGATTGCAGATTCATCCCAGAAGCTCGTGATGAGAACAGGGCAGGGGGAATTTGAGTCCTCTGTTATAGAGTTTTCACGGGGTAAGATGATTATCATCAACGACAGGGTCCAGTTACTTGTCCTTGCTGGTGAAGATTCCAATCTCGGGAAGATACTTCTCTTTGCAAGAAGGGTCCTCAGGAACCTGCTTTCACATCCAGAGGTTCTCCAGTCCGGCCCAGAAATGGAAACCATGGTAACCGATTCCAGAACTTCCTCAGATGATGTTCAGATAGAAGCTGGAGGTGAAAAATTAGGGGAAACTGCCGCTAAACCTGGAACAGGCACCTCCAAAGATGAAATAACTTCTATGGAAGCTCCCACCAAAACAAGGAAAGAAACTGTAATAAAATACTCAGAAACGACTCCAGAAACCATGGAAACAGATTCAGCTGAATCTAATAAAGTTTCAGCTCCATCAATACCGGAAGTCAAACCACCCCTGTCCTTCCCTGAACTTGAACCCGTTGAGGTCCCCGATGACCGTGAAGGCATGAAAGAAGCCGCCCTCCAGATATATGAACACATCCTCCTTGCCATGTCAATAGGGGCAAGCAAGATAATGGGTGTGGCACCGGCCGGTGGAATGCTCAGGAAATCCCTCCCCTACAGTGAGTGTCCGGTAATCCTCAGGGACGTTGGAATCAGGAGCAATGCATCCCTTGATTTTGAAAAACTTAGGGACAATGTTATGAAAGCAGACTACGATCTTGAAAATATAATAGAGGACCTCAGCAAGATAATATGGTCGATCACAGAAAATTATGGGCGTATAATGGGATATGATGCGTTCAGGGGTATGGTAAGACCCGAGTTCACTGAAATTGACCGTGCCTATTCAGGTGCCATGAAGGCCCTTGGGATAAGGGAAAGGATACACCCTGAACTTCAGAAGATTTGGGATGAATGA
- a CDS encoding class E sortase: MNNPKLYAGVLCLLFISISSGIAIKTLEDYKALERSRAALENYKNAPRELLNPETDTYTIYAGSVIGKLIIPRIGLECWIREDTVNAYDSVYHYPESVMPGQGGDCGILGHRTTYSGPFKRIGRLKRGDRVIIEDSVSSKRYIYTVTSNGEDIRWDYKTNPVRFSQGGEARLMLITCYPPGKKEAAWITHCRLLKTEDI; this comes from the coding sequence ATGAATAACCCAAAACTATATGCTGGAGTACTCTGTCTTCTCTTCATTTCAATCAGCTCCGGCATTGCAATCAAGACCCTGGAGGATTACAAGGCGCTTGAAAGGTCCAGGGCAGCTCTTGAAAATTATAAAAACGCTCCCAGGGAACTCTTAAATCCTGAAACAGACACATATACCATCTATGCGGGTTCCGTCATAGGTAAACTCATCATCCCCAGGATAGGTCTTGAGTGCTGGATAAGGGAGGATACCGTTAATGCATACGATTCAGTCTACCATTACCCTGAGAGCGTGATGCCAGGGCAGGGGGGTGACTGTGGAATCCTAGGGCATCGAACAACCTATTCAGGACCATTTAAGAGGATTGGAAGGCTTAAAAGGGGAGACAGGGTTATTATTGAGGATTCTGTATCCTCAAAGCGTTACATATACACCGTAACCTCAAATGGGGAGGATATACGGTGGGATTATAAAACAAATCCAGTTAGGTTTTCCCAGGGCGGGGAGGCCCGTCTGATGCTCATAACATGCTATCCTCCTGGAAAGAAGGAGGCGGCGTGGATAACACACTGCAGACTACTTAAGACTGAGGATATTTAG
- a CDS encoding mechanosensitive ion channel family protein, translated as MMMAETLLIITVTVMAALLFVKWASYFFRKSARKWDLDLTLIQVLNDIIKYSVYLLAASIILRELGIDITAIAVSLGIAGVAVGFASRDLISNFISGMFILADKSFRVGDTIEVSGNRGKVERVGFRTTTIKTPDGKIITIPNSSFAKTPYLNYTAEDRRRVELRVNIDYSIDPGEFESRVKDKLLEIPGILPDPEPRLLLLELKDTGIDGKVTAWISDPGMVSRCRSKMAIQVKEILKELLNG; from the coding sequence ATGATGATGGCTGAAACCCTTCTCATAATAACGGTCACCGTAATGGCAGCCCTGCTCTTTGTGAAATGGGCTTCCTACTTCTTCAGGAAATCTGCGAGGAAGTGGGACCTTGACCTTACACTTATCCAGGTCCTTAACGACATAATAAAATACAGCGTATACCTCCTTGCAGCCAGTATAATCCTCAGGGAGCTTGGAATAGATATAACCGCCATAGCAGTGAGCCTAGGTATAGCTGGTGTTGCGGTGGGTTTCGCGTCAAGGGACCTCATATCCAACTTCATCTCAGGGATGTTCATACTTGCAGATAAAAGCTTCAGGGTGGGTGACACCATAGAGGTGTCAGGCAACAGGGGTAAGGTTGAAAGGGTCGGGTTTAGAACAACAACAATAAAAACCCCTGATGGAAAAATAATAACAATACCCAACTCTTCATTCGCAAAAACACCCTACCTGAACTACACTGCAGAGGACAGAAGAAGGGTTGAGCTCAGGGTAAACATTGACTACAGCATCGACCCTGGGGAATTCGAATCCCGAGTGAAGGATAAGCTCCTGGAAATCCCCGGGATACTCCCTGACCCCGAGCCCCGCCTCCTCCTCCTCGAGCTCAAGGATACCGGTATTGACGGGAAGGTGACGGCATGGATATCTGATCCGGGTATGGTGAGCAGGTGCCGGTCAAAGATGGCCATTCAGGTGAAAGAAATCCTCAAAGAACTCTTAAATGGTTAA
- the rnz gene encoding ribonuclease Z produces the protein MEVTFLGTSSAVPSKMRNHTSIALRIPGEVFLFDCGEGTQRQMALAGISPMKVTRIFITHLHGDHILGIPGMIQSMSFRGREEPLELYGPPGTLEVYESMMKVGYFSLDFEIQVNEITEGVVVEEDEYLVSCARGSHSVTNLAYCFQEKKRPRFLREKAIALGLKPGPDFGRLHRGIPVRVGDRVIMPEEVLGEPRRGVKICYSGDTRPCESIVKLARGADLLIHESTFEAGKKDKAAESGHSTAAEAARVARDAEVRRLILTHLSTRYRRSEVLEEAAREIFPETVVAEDLMTLEVNAVEPHDDG, from the coding sequence ATGGAAGTTACATTTCTCGGTACATCATCGGCGGTTCCTTCAAAGATGAGAAACCATACCTCAATAGCCCTCCGTATCCCAGGGGAAGTGTTCCTCTTTGACTGCGGCGAGGGAACCCAGAGGCAGATGGCCCTTGCAGGTATCAGTCCAATGAAGGTTACAAGGATATTCATCACACACCTCCATGGGGACCACATCCTCGGGATACCCGGCATGATACAATCAATGAGCTTCAGGGGCAGGGAGGAACCCCTTGAACTCTATGGACCCCCAGGAACCCTTGAAGTCTATGAATCAATGATGAAGGTGGGTTACTTCTCACTGGACTTTGAAATCCAGGTCAATGAGATAACTGAAGGTGTTGTTGTTGAGGAAGATGAATACCTTGTCAGCTGCGCCAGGGGATCCCATTCAGTAACCAACCTTGCATACTGCTTCCAGGAGAAGAAAAGACCCCGCTTCCTAAGGGAAAAGGCCATCGCCCTTGGACTTAAACCAGGCCCCGACTTCGGGAGGCTGCACCGGGGGATACCTGTCAGGGTCGGTGACAGGGTTATAATGCCTGAGGAGGTTCTCGGCGAACCCAGGAGGGGTGTTAAGATCTGTTACTCTGGAGATACCCGCCCCTGCGAATCCATCGTGAAACTTGCAAGGGGCGCGGACCTCCTTATACATGAATCAACCTTTGAAGCGGGTAAGAAGGACAAGGCCGCTGAAAGCGGTCATTCCACCGCAGCAGAAGCAGCGAGAGTTGCCAGGGATGCTGAAGTCCGACGGCTCATCCTCACCCATCTAAGCACCCGTTACAGGAGGAGTGAGGTCCTTGAAGAGGCTGCCAGGGAGATATTCCCCGAGACGGTTGTTGCTGAGGACCTGATGACGCTGGAGGTGAACGCAGTTGAACCCCATGATGATGGCTGA
- the nadC gene encoding carboxylating nicotinate-nucleotide diphosphorylase — protein MIDVIREMIREDVGFEDITTDALIDRDMTVKADVISREEGVLAGVDVAEVMVLDFGIEIIKWKHDGDTIKEGDRILTLEGRAYDILKIERTMLNLMMRMSGIATLTARVLSRARRYSGKVRIAATRKTTPGLQWFEKQAVKIGGGDTHRFRLDDCAMIKDNHIAIVGDVEEAVKRVREHVSFTKKVEVEVESPEDAVTAAEAGADIVLLDNMSPEVIEHIVGELKRRGLRDRVILEASGGIKPENIDRYASTGVDVISMGFITNSAQPVDLSLEIRAST, from the coding sequence ATGATCGACGTGATCCGGGAGATGATCAGGGAAGACGTTGGATTCGAGGACATAACAACCGACGCACTCATTGACAGGGACATGACAGTTAAAGCAGATGTCATCTCCAGAGAAGAGGGTGTTCTGGCAGGTGTTGATGTGGCTGAGGTCATGGTCCTTGACTTTGGAATTGAAATCATTAAATGGAAGCACGATGGTGACACTATAAAAGAGGGTGACAGGATCTTAACCCTTGAGGGGCGTGCCTATGACATACTTAAAATCGAGAGGACCATGCTTAACCTTATGATGAGGATGAGCGGCATAGCCACCCTCACTGCCAGGGTCCTTTCGAGGGCCAGGAGATACAGCGGGAAGGTCAGGATTGCAGCCACAAGGAAGACAACACCCGGGCTTCAGTGGTTTGAAAAACAGGCCGTTAAGATTGGAGGTGGAGACACCCACCGCTTTAGACTCGATGACTGTGCGATGATTAAGGACAACCACATTGCAATCGTTGGGGACGTGGAGGAGGCTGTGAAACGTGTCAGGGAACATGTGAGCTTCACAAAGAAGGTTGAAGTTGAGGTTGAGTCACCTGAGGATGCGGTGACAGCAGCAGAGGCAGGTGCAGACATAGTTCTCCTTGACAATATGAGCCCGGAGGTTATAGAGCATATTGTGGGTGAACTGAAAAGGCGCGGCCTCAGGGATCGTGTGATTCTTGAGGCTTCCGGAGGAATAAAACCTGAAAATATTGATCGGTACGCATCCACAGGAGTTGATGTTATATCCATGGGGTTTATAACAAATTCGGCGCAACCTGTTGACCTCAGCCTTGAAATAAGGGCATCTACATGA
- a CDS encoding ubiquitin family protein: MENEEFQNNNEINENEEETEELPFAKAEVVRLMKQHLDSDKMIRERVKVEMNKFLGEILERVCKQLNQYPYSTVEYEMLKECIYPYKNIDRINQEKERLLAHLEAIKADCDAMGMDIKRTLKLRDVDEE, translated from the coding sequence ATGGAAAACGAAGAATTCCAGAATAATAATGAGATCAATGAGAACGAAGAGGAAACCGAGGAGTTACCCTTTGCAAAGGCAGAAGTTGTAAGGCTTATGAAGCAGCACCTTGACAGTGACAAGATGATACGTGAAAGGGTCAAGGTTGAAATGAACAAATTCCTTGGTGAAATCCTTGAAAGGGTATGCAAGCAGTTAAACCAGTACCCCTACTCCACAGTCGAATACGAGATGCTTAAGGAGTGTATATACCCCTACAAAAACATTGATAGAATAAACCAGGAAAAGGAACGATTACTGGCACACCTTGAAGCAATCAAGGCCGACTGTGATGCCATGGGCATGGATATTAAACGCACACTTAAACTCAGGGACGTTGATGAGGAATAA
- a CDS encoding ZPR1 zinc finger domain-containing protein: MNQQGMKIDCPVCQRKKSMTAISRVEKIPYFGEIMESILICDSCGYRSTDIICLEQKEPARYIIEVKDKTLNARVVKSQSATIRIPELGLKVEPGPRSTGYISNIEGVVERFETAVRTAINLFEEEESREKASEILEMLQEVRKGERSITVILEDPFGQSFLGHPEAVKEELSEEEIKNLKTGFLMFEGDDVD; encoded by the coding sequence ATGAACCAGCAGGGAATGAAAATAGACTGTCCTGTATGTCAGAGGAAAAAATCCATGACCGCCATCAGCAGGGTGGAGAAGATACCCTACTTCGGGGAGATAATGGAGTCAATACTGATATGTGATAGCTGCGGGTACCGGAGTACAGACATAATATGCCTAGAACAGAAGGAGCCGGCAAGGTACATCATCGAGGTTAAGGATAAAACCCTCAATGCAAGGGTTGTCAAGTCACAGTCTGCCACCATAAGAATACCCGAACTCGGCCTCAAGGTGGAACCCGGACCCCGCTCAACAGGTTACATCTCAAATATAGAGGGTGTTGTTGAAAGGTTTGAGACTGCTGTCAGGACTGCCATCAACCTCTTCGAGGAAGAAGAATCAAGGGAAAAGGCATCTGAGATTCTGGAAATGCTTCAGGAAGTCCGTAAAGGTGAAAGGAGTATCACCGTAATCCTGGAGGATCCCTTCGGGCAGAGTTTCCTGGGGCATCCTGAGGCCGTGAAGGAAGAACTCTCAGAAGAAGAGATAAAGAACCTTAAGACAGGATTTCTGATGTTTGAAGGAGATGATGTTGATTGA
- a CDS encoding 3H domain-containing protein encodes MRKPYVILIGSASGIGKSTVASELARELSIKHLIETDFIREIVRGIIGPDYAPALHKSSFDAYTTLRDKDRFRNNNIDSLICAGFEEHASFVIPAIEKVIERAVADSDDVVIEGVHLLPGLIDTEKFRENSSIHFFVLSADENVHRERFVKRAMEVKRGGKHLEYFRENRVIHDYLVKTAREHDVPVINNEDMKCTIKRMLSFIRENCAEVTLQHPVDRLGDVIDIIIKRHGGRIVDVSYPIPGFSQPLKREVNVYDPREADRFIKRLNESPKRKRNLERLYTLSNNVHSHRICAPDPESLQEILRELEEAGLIYRETDE; translated from the coding sequence TTGAGAAAACCCTACGTGATACTCATAGGGAGCGCATCCGGAATCGGGAAGTCAACTGTTGCATCTGAACTTGCAAGGGAACTCAGTATAAAGCATCTCATTGAAACCGACTTCATAAGGGAAATAGTGAGGGGTATCATAGGGCCAGATTATGCTCCCGCTCTCCATAAATCTTCATTTGATGCCTACACAACCCTCAGGGATAAAGACCGGTTCCGTAACAACAATATTGACTCCCTTATATGTGCGGGCTTCGAGGAACACGCTTCCTTCGTGATTCCCGCCATAGAGAAGGTTATTGAAAGGGCCGTTGCAGACTCTGATGATGTTGTAATTGAAGGCGTGCATCTCCTCCCGGGGCTCATTGACACCGAGAAGTTCAGGGAGAATTCTTCAATCCACTTTTTTGTTCTTTCTGCAGATGAAAACGTTCACAGGGAAAGGTTCGTGAAGAGGGCCATGGAGGTCAAGAGGGGTGGTAAGCACCTTGAGTACTTCAGGGAGAACCGTGTCATCCATGATTATCTTGTCAAAACTGCAAGGGAGCATGATGTGCCCGTTATAAACAATGAGGACATGAAATGCACTATTAAGAGGATGCTATCATTCATAAGGGAGAACTGTGCTGAGGTCACCCTCCAGCATCCCGTTGATCGTCTGGGGGATGTCATCGATATAATCATAAAGAGGCATGGTGGAAGGATAGTTGATGTGTCCTACCCAATACCCGGCTTCTCCCAGCCACTCAAGCGGGAAGTGAATGTCTACGACCCGAGAGAAGCCGATAGATTTATAAAGAGACTCAATGAGAGTCCTAAACGGAAAAGGAACCTTGAAAGACTTTACACCCTCTCCAATAACGTCCACAGTCACAGGATATGTGCGCCTGATCCCGAGAGTCTCCAGGAAATACTCAGGGAACTTGAGGAAGCAGGGTTAATATACAGGGAAACCGATGAATAA